From one Triticum aestivum cultivar Chinese Spring chromosome 4B, IWGSC CS RefSeq v2.1, whole genome shotgun sequence genomic stretch:
- the LOC123092829 gene encoding uncharacterized protein isoform X1 gives MAIAAASPPPTATEDNVRLLLPGFLSPETCKELEFVHRSCGTAGYRPSVVSTSLPHLAATGCGHLLLPFVPIRERLRDAVESFFSCHFDLFVEFTGLVSWCKGSSIGWHSDDNKPYLRQRAFTAVCYLNNHGKDFKGGLLKFQDGEPSTVIPVAGDAVIYTADNRNVHCVDEVTEGERLTLTLWFTRDSSFDEDPKLLSFLSQTSLSYEPADQNSYIPLPASDNMYWFSYDQSGFDIRCARIHILGFSFRASSDEDSKSTSGAPADDPIELLGKPLRIGRADDVFGKIFANSLHALQVVQFYYWKAPELAARRNQTTGGSETVCYPTIQVQQSSGMELPLPCNHGLAQTIFGSYSNVDSVIEWDDVVLALAMWENYSEELKRKLSIFLPNWLSNGTIFVLDPSEPTQVCGEGN, from the exons ATGGCTATCGCCgccgcttcgccgccgccgaccgccaccGAGGACAACGTCCGCCTCCTTCTCCCTGGATTCCTCTCCCCCGAGACCTGCAAG gagctggAGTTCGTGCACCGGAGCTGCGGGACGGCGGGGTACCGGCCTTCGGTGGTGTCTACATCGCTGCCGCATCTGGCTGCCACCGGCTGCGGCCACCTACTCCTCCCCTTCGTGCCCATCCGCGAGCGACTCCGCGACGccgtcgagtccttcttctcctGCCACTTCGACCTCTTCGTCGAGTTCACCGGACTCGTCAG TTGGTGCAAGGGTTCTTCTATTGGATGGCACAGTGACGACAACAAACCTTATCTTAGGCAAAGAGCCTTCACT GCTGTGTGCTACTTGAACAATCATGGAAAGGACTTTAAGGGTGGACTGTTGAAGTTTCAGGATGGTGAACCCTCCACTGTTATTCCAGTTGCTGGT GATGCTGTCATCTACACTGCTGATAATCGTAATGTGCATTGTGTAGATGAG GTAACTGAGGGTGAAAGGCTCACACTTACTCTTTGGTTCACTAGAGATAGTTCTTTTGATGAGGATCCAAAGCTCCTTAGTTTTCTATCCCAAACATCACTGAGCTATGAGCCAGCTGATCAGAACTCTTATATTCCTTTGCCAGCCTCAGATAACATGTACTGGTTTTCCTACGATCAGTCTGGCTTTGACATACGATGTGCTAGAATACACATTCTTGGGTTTAGTTTTCGTGCAAGCAGCGATGAAGACAGTAAGAGTACATCTGGTGCACCAGCTGATGACCCCATAGAGTTGCTTGGGAAGCCACTGCGAATTGGGAGGGCAGATGATGTCTTTGGGAAGATATTTGCCAACAGCTTGCACGCTCTTCAG GTGGTGCAATTTTACTACTGGAAAGCACCTGAACTGGCAGCAAGGAGAAACCAGACTACTGGTGGTTCAGAAACAGTTTGCTACCCTACTATACAAGTACAGCAATCAAGTGGAATGGAACTTCCATTACCGTGTAACCATGGACTTGCACAGACCATATTTGGATCATATAGCAATGTGGATTCTGTTATTGAATGGGATGATGTTGTGTTAGCACTTGCTATGTGGGAGAATTATTCAGAAGAATTGAAGAGAAAGTTGTCGATATTCTTGCCAAATTGGCTGTCCAATGGAACCATTTTTGTTTTAGATCCCTCCGAGCCTACCCAGGTATGTGGTGAAGGGAACTAA
- the LOC123092829 gene encoding prolyl 3-hydroxylase 1 isoform X2: MAIAAASPPPTATEDNVRLLLPGFLSPETCKELEFVHRSCGTAGYRPSVVSTSLPHLAATGCGHLLLPFVPIRERLRDAVESFFSCHFDLFVEFTGLVSWCKGSSIGWHSDDNKPYLRQRAFTAVCYLNNHGKDFKGGLLKFQDGEPSTVIPVAGDAVIYTADNRNVHCVDEVTEGERLTLTLWFTRDSSFDEDPKLLSFLSQTSLSYEPADQNSYIPLPASDNMYWFSYDQSGFDIRCARIHILGFSFRASSDEDSKSTSGAPADDPIELLGKPLRIGRADDVFGKIFANSLHALQFLN; this comes from the exons ATGGCTATCGCCgccgcttcgccgccgccgaccgccaccGAGGACAACGTCCGCCTCCTTCTCCCTGGATTCCTCTCCCCCGAGACCTGCAAG gagctggAGTTCGTGCACCGGAGCTGCGGGACGGCGGGGTACCGGCCTTCGGTGGTGTCTACATCGCTGCCGCATCTGGCTGCCACCGGCTGCGGCCACCTACTCCTCCCCTTCGTGCCCATCCGCGAGCGACTCCGCGACGccgtcgagtccttcttctcctGCCACTTCGACCTCTTCGTCGAGTTCACCGGACTCGTCAG TTGGTGCAAGGGTTCTTCTATTGGATGGCACAGTGACGACAACAAACCTTATCTTAGGCAAAGAGCCTTCACT GCTGTGTGCTACTTGAACAATCATGGAAAGGACTTTAAGGGTGGACTGTTGAAGTTTCAGGATGGTGAACCCTCCACTGTTATTCCAGTTGCTGGT GATGCTGTCATCTACACTGCTGATAATCGTAATGTGCATTGTGTAGATGAG GTAACTGAGGGTGAAAGGCTCACACTTACTCTTTGGTTCACTAGAGATAGTTCTTTTGATGAGGATCCAAAGCTCCTTAGTTTTCTATCCCAAACATCACTGAGCTATGAGCCAGCTGATCAGAACTCTTATATTCCTTTGCCAGCCTCAGATAACATGTACTGGTTTTCCTACGATCAGTCTGGCTTTGACATACGATGTGCTAGAATACACATTCTTGGGTTTAGTTTTCGTGCAAGCAGCGATGAAGACAGTAAGAGTACATCTGGTGCACCAGCTGATGACCCCATAGAGTTGCTTGGGAAGCCACTGCGAATTGGGAGGGCAGATGATGTCTTTGGGAAGATATTTGCCAACAGCTTGCACGCTCTTCAG TTTCTTAATTAG
- the LOC123092830 gene encoding purple acid phosphatase 3, producing MARSSMAVVLAVLAVAALRSAPAAAELPLVEHPAKNDGSLSLLVIGDWGRKGTYNQSRVAEQMGKVGEKLDIDFVVSTGDNFYENGLTGVHDQQFEESFTNIYTAKSLQKPWYLVLGNHDYRGDAVAQLDPVLRKLDERFVCMRSFVVNAEMVEFFFIDTTPFQLKYWTHPKDSHYDWRGVAPRENYIANLLKDLDEAMKKSTAKWKIAVGHHTMRSVSDHGDTEELLQLLLPVLEVNGIDFYINGHDHCLEHISSRDSPIQYFTSGGGSKAWRGVYQPNDDKLQFFYDGQGFMSLQLNQDQADFIFYDVSGKVLYKWSSRKTNYFQPSIYVTAE from the exons ATGGCGAGGAGTTCCATGGCCGTGGTGCTCGCCGTCCTGGCCGTGGCGGCGCTCCGGtccgcgccggccgccgcggaGCTCCCGCTGGTAGAGCACCCGGCCAAGAACGACGGGTCGCTCAGCCTGCTCGTCATCGGGGACTGGGGCCGCAAGGGCACCTACAACCAATCCAGGGTCGCGGAGCAG ATGGGGAAGGTCGGGGAGAAGCTGGACATCGACTTCGTGGTCTCCACCGGCGACAACTTCTACGAGAACGGCCTGACGGGCGTCCATGACCAGCAGTTTGAAGAATCCTTCACCAATATCTACACCGCCAAGAGCTTGCAGAAGCCGTGGTACCTCG TTCTTGGAAACCATGACTACCGGGGCGATGCGGTAGCACAGCTTGACCCGGTCCTGCGCAAGCTCGATGAGCGATTCGTTTGCATGAGATCATTTGTTGTCAATGCAG AGATGGTGGAGTTCTTCTTCATCGACACCACTCCATTCCAACTCAAGTACTGGACTCACCCTAAAGACAGTCACTACGACTGGAGAGGAGTGGCGCCTCGAGAAAACTACATAGCTAATCTGCTGAAG GATTTGGACGAGGCAATGAAGAAATCAACTGCAAAGTGGAAGATTGCTGTTGGGCATCATACCATGAGGAGTGTCAGTGACCATGGGGACACCGAGGAGCTCCTGCAATTGCTTCTTCCAGTCCTCGAG GTTAACGGCATCGACTTCTACATCAATGGGCATGACCACTGCTTGGAACACATTAGCAGCAGAGACAG TCCAATCCAATACTTCACTAGCGGAGGCGGTTCAAAAGCATGGAGGGGAGTCTACCAGCCAAATGATGATAAGCTCCAATTCTTTTATGATGGGCAAGGGTTCATGTCCCTCCAACTAAACCAGGACCAAGCTGACTTCATCTTTTATGATGTTTCTGGGAAAGTCTTGTACAAGTGGAGCTCGCGCAAAACAAACTACTTCCAGCCCTCCATCTATGTCACTGCAGAATGA